Proteins from a genomic interval of Bacillus sp. SM2101:
- a CDS encoding protein arginine kinase yields MSLQRFLQKAISSWMSEDGPESDIVLSSRIRLARNIENIWFPTVITNEEAHKIIQLFKKVCEEKAPESFGKLELLAMNEMQPIEKRVLVEKHLISPQLAEDAPFGACILSENEEVSIMINEEDHIRIQCLFPGFQLSAALEQANELDDWIETHVDYAFDEQKGYLTSCPTNVGTGLRASVMMHLPALILTQQMSRIIPAINQLGLVVRGIYGEGSEALGNIFQISNQVTLGKSETDIVNDLESVVQQLIAQERSAREALVKTSGIQLEDKVYRSYGTLAHSRVMETKEAAKCLSDIRLGIDIGYIKDISSNILNELMIVTQPGFLQQYAGGPLRSHERDIRRATLIRERISLEKSNQNEFGGREL; encoded by the coding sequence ATGTCACTTCAGCGGTTTCTACAAAAAGCAATAAGCTCCTGGATGAGTGAGGATGGTCCTGAATCAGATATCGTACTTTCTAGTAGAATTAGACTTGCACGAAATATAGAAAATATATGGTTTCCTACTGTCATAACAAACGAAGAAGCGCATAAGATCATTCAATTATTTAAAAAGGTATGTGAAGAAAAAGCGCCGGAATCTTTTGGGAAGCTAGAATTATTAGCGATGAATGAAATGCAGCCTATTGAAAAAAGAGTACTAGTTGAAAAGCATCTCATTAGTCCTCAATTAGCCGAAGATGCGCCTTTTGGGGCTTGTATTTTATCAGAAAATGAAGAAGTAAGTATCATGATAAATGAAGAGGATCATATACGAATTCAATGTTTGTTTCCTGGGTTTCAGCTTAGTGCAGCTCTGGAACAAGCTAATGAGTTGGATGATTGGATTGAAACACATGTAGACTATGCGTTTGATGAACAGAAAGGGTATTTGACTAGCTGTCCAACGAATGTTGGTACTGGATTAAGGGCATCAGTCATGATGCATTTACCTGCACTTATATTAACCCAACAAATGAGTAGAATTATTCCAGCAATCAATCAACTGGGTCTAGTTGTTAGAGGAATATATGGTGAAGGTAGCGAAGCATTAGGTAATATATTTCAAATATCAAACCAAGTAACACTTGGAAAATCTGAAACTGATATTGTGAATGACCTAGAAAGTGTGGTGCAGCAACTCATTGCTCAAGAACGCTCTGCAAGAGAAGCATTAGTAAAAACATCTGGTATTCAACTAGAAGACAAGGTATACCGCTCATATGGTACATTAGCACATAGTCGCGTTATGGAGACAAAAGAAGCTGCTAAATGTTTGTCTGACATTCGTTTAGGCATTGATATCGGATATATAAAAGATATATCGAGTAATATTTTAAATGAATTAATGATTGTAACACAGCCTGGATTTCTTCAGCAATATGCAGGCGGTCCATTAAGATCACATGAACGTGATATTCGTAGGGCAACATTGATTAGAGAAAGAATAAGCTTGGAAAAAAGCAATCAAAATGAGTTTGGAGGTCGAGAATTATGA
- a CDS encoding UvrB/UvrC motif-containing protein, with the protein MICQECNKRPATLHFTKIINGEKAETHVCEHCAQEKGEMFMLANNQGFSINNLIAGLLNMEPSLQEKQRNSFHQNEVIQCEKCKMTYTQFLNIGKFGCSECYKTFKNHLTPILKRFHSGNTIHSGKIPTRIGGNIHLRKQIEQYKQTLQEYIVSEEFEKAAEVRDKVRALERSLSQIDMGEG; encoded by the coding sequence TTGATATGTCAAGAATGTAACAAGAGACCTGCAACGTTACACTTTACAAAAATTATCAACGGAGAAAAAGCTGAAACCCACGTTTGTGAGCATTGTGCACAGGAAAAAGGAGAAATGTTTATGCTTGCAAATAATCAAGGCTTTTCGATTAATAACTTAATAGCAGGGCTACTCAATATGGAACCTTCTCTACAAGAAAAACAACGTAATTCATTTCATCAAAATGAGGTTATTCAATGTGAAAAATGTAAAATGACTTATACTCAATTTTTAAACATTGGTAAATTTGGGTGCTCTGAATGTTATAAAACGTTTAAAAATCATTTAACTCCTATACTCAAGAGGTTTCATAGTGGAAACACAATTCATTCTGGAAAAATCCCGACAAGGATAGGTGGAAATATACATTTACGTAAGCAAATTGAACAATATAAACAAACACTTCAGGAGTATATAGTCAGTGAGGAGTTTGAAAAAGCAGCAGAAGTTCGTGATAAGGTTAGGGCTTTAGAACGAAGTTTAAGTCAGATAGACATGGGGGAGGGATAA